ctctcatgaAGTCTACACTCTTTCAGTACTTCCCACAAATCTCAAAGCATTGGATTAGTGGAGGCATATTTCTTTTACCAGTAATTGCCTTTCAAATCAGTGAAGGGGAGAAAAACAAGTGCACACCCTGGGAGGAAGGATGGATGATTAGGACATATTACACAGCAGATTTAAAAGAAGGGTCAAAAGATCCATGGATACTTCAGTTGATTCATTCTTGATTGGGTGTGAATGGTTTTCTTTTCAGGCTTTTCAAGGGAAGATGAAAAGCCTACCAGCCATTCACAAGTTCCTGCAGCCAGGCAGCAAGAGGAAGCCTCAACCAGATGACGTATATGTAAAGACTGTGTGTGAGGTGTTAGACTTCAAGCTCTGATTCTCGTCTAAACATCAAGTAAAATTTACTTTCAAGAGTTGaagctaatataatatattaccTATACATTGTTCCATATTGTCATTCCAAGTCATAATTTCTTGCAAAATGCTGTGGAGAAATTATGACATAAGCTTATGAATTGTTTAACCCTGGCAATATGAGTGTGGTGTATTGTTTGCAAAATTGTTTTAGAACTAGTTCCCTTTGTGCTTACAAGAAGTTTCCGGCAATACCCAAGAGAGAACCTTGATTTACTTGGGTGAATGCCCAGAAATAGCCTCTGAGAATTTTATCAGGAGCAGGTGTCTTGTTACACATTCTCTTTTGTACCCAAAACTCCTCGTGCTGAGGATGAATCGTGTCTGTGTGAGTTGTGTGTATCCTAGTATAAAAGGTGCCTGGGGTCAGTCCCCTCGTAGAGCTTCTGTCCAACCTGTACTGAGTGTGCAGAGTTTGTTGTAACCTTTCCACTGGCATGACTCTTAATAAAGTTAATTTACTAATTGACTTGAGTCCTTGATGGTAATTTCTATTACAATGTGTAAGGACAATTGTTTAACGAGCACAAGTATTTAATGTTTTCCAATAATGTGCACAAAGAAAAAGGTTGTTGAACAAACAAAATATTTGCTGTAACTAAACCCTCTGTGTCTGTTGTGAGTTTTCCATCATTGATAGAGGATATTTACTGTCATGCAACTGAATATGATTATGTAAAACTACTGAAAGGTTAGTAGTCAAACCTGCAATgctgtaaaatgtattttgtacGAGTAGtaaatgtcattgtatttctgttcCCATATCCATTGAAGAAATCATAGCCTGTGTGCTTATAACCAGTAGCAAATTTAATTGTTCAACAAAAAGTCCTCCTTTGTTCTTACAATGACTGAGTGAATAGTTATTGTAAGACTGTACTTCATTCAACTTTAACCATTTCCGATGAGACAACATAACTATTCAAGTAAGTACAGTGGctagtgaaagtattcacccccttggcatgtttcctattttgttgccttacaacctggaattcaaatgaatttttgggggggtttgtatcatttgatttacacaacatgcctaccactttgaagatgcaccattgtttttgtgaaacaaaacttgagcgtgcataactgttcaccccctaagtcaatactttgtagacaccttttgcagcaattacagctgcaagtctcttggagtatgtctctataagcttggcacatctagccactgggattttttgcccattcttcaaggaaaaactgctccagctccttaacgttggatgggttccactagtgtacagcaatctttaagtcatagcacagattctcaattggattgaggtctaggCTATCCAAGacgtttaaatgtttccccttaaaccacttaagtgttgctttagcagtatgcttagggtcattgtcctgctggaaggtgaacctccatcccagtctagtctctggaagacaaaccggtttccctcaagaatttccctgtatttagagccatccatcattccttcaattctgaccagtttctccagtccctgctgatgaaaaacatccccacagcacgatgctgccaccaccatgcttcactgtgaggatgaggttctcggggtgatgggaggtgttgggtttgcaccagacatagcgttttccttgatggccaaaaagctccattttagtctcatctgaccagagtaccttcttccatatgtttggggcgTCTCccagatgccttttggcaaacaccaaatgtgtttgctttttttaagcaatggcttttttctgtccATTCTTCAGTAAAGCCCAACTATGTGGAGTGTAccgcttaaagtggtcctatggacagatactccaatctccgctgtggagctttgcagctccttcagggttatctttggtctctttgttgcctctctgattaattccctccttgcctggtctgtgagttttggtgggcagccctctcttggcaggtttgtcaTATTCttttataactcaaccctgatctggacttctccacaactttgtccctgacctgtttgtagAGCTCAATGGTCTTCATGGTgctccttgcttagtggtgttccagactggggcctttcagaacatgtttatatatactgagatcatgtgacacttagattgcacacaggtggactttattaaacaaattatgtgacttctgaaggtaattggttgcaccagatcttatttaggggctgcatagcaaaggggtgaatacatatgcatgcaccacttttccgtttgtATTTTTTAGATTGTATTTTAGTACCTTTTAAAATTTCACTTCATCCAATTTAGATTATTttatgtatgtccattacataaaatccaaatagaaatctatttaaattacaggttgtaatgcaacaaaatggggaaagcgccaagggggatgaatacttttgcaaggcactgtaacaccCTTTTTACTCAACATTCACATAGCATTTAGTCATTGTGTATGTGCACTCACTGCCCCAGTGCTGCATACTTGAGGAATTACATAAAAGCAGCAATATGATCATAGATTGCAGGATCAAGTTCTTTAAAGAACGTACAAACATTAAGGATGATTACAATAATACATATAGGCAAGCACAAACAATGTGTAAATGCAAATTCATCCCTTGTGATGACATTTTCCATCTTGCTTTAGTTGGTTGTTGTATTGTTCAAATCACATTACAATCACACTCATGAAGAGAAGTCGTAGGACCATCAGCACACTGAGTAAAGAAAACAGATATGATAACTTCATATTGATTGTGCACATTAAATATTTAATTAGAAACATTCCAATACAGGGTCAATTGTAACAGACATTAAAATACCATGAAAATCAGCAAAGAGTTTCATGAACACATTCACCTAACCTCCATATATTTCAAAACCATGCAATAATGGTTATAGTGGACTTTTGATGATTCTCACCTTAGTCCTGCCATGATACCACCTGGAATTATTTTACCAGATTTCTTGAATCTCATTCCCATTACTATTGTCAGCGCTCCTGAGGCAactgagagaagaaaaaaaagatgtATGAAATTCTATATCAAGACATGTCAAGACCTAAAATATACACATCCCAACACGTATACATTCCAGCATAGCAGGCATACTAACCGAGGGAGTAGAAAGTCTTGGTTGGGTCATTTGAAATCATGAAGGCCCCATAGGCGGCTATGCTGCCAAACAATAGCCCAGCTATCAGTGACGTGACACTACctgtagtaaaaaaataaataatatctgTTACTTGCCATCAGCTTGTTAACAGGGTCGAATCAGTAAGACCAATGAGCTGATTATGATATACTACAGGAACGGGGTCCAAAAACACGTGtgcagtcgtgaagaaggcgcgacagcgtctcttccccctcaggaggttgaaaaagttagtcaaatcctcaaaaagttctacagcggtaccattgagagcattttgactggctgcatcactgcctagtatgacaatagcaccgccctcgatcgcatggcgctacagaggatggtgcggacagcccaccacatcactggggcagagctccctgccatcctggacatctatatcaggcagtgtggaaggaaggccctgaaaatcgTTAAAGACTCCAACCCCTCAAGCCAAAGACTATTTTGTCTGCTTccgtacggcaagcggtaccggtgcatcaagtctgacaccaacaggctcttgaacagcttctatctccaagcAATAAGAttgataaatagctaacaaagAAGCTACACGTATTATCTTTATTTACCTTTTAGTTTTGCACAgggccctgcacacacacacacacacactccatcatctgctcactcacattatatgcacatacatttatactgactctatacacactcacatacaagctgctgctgTCACTGTTTATCTtgtat
This region of Oncorhynchus tshawytscha isolate Ot180627B linkage group LG25, Otsh_v2.0, whole genome shotgun sequence genomic DNA includes:
- the LOC112224029 gene encoding transmembrane protein 14A, with product MQNEQTHWDNRRTFLLIYFTFKLANTSTAMAIDWLGFGYAAAIVLGGFMGYKKKGSVTSLIAGLLFGSIAAYGAFMISNDPTKTFYSLVASGALTIVMGMRFKKSGKIIPGGIMAGLSVLMVLRLLFMSVIVM